In Rutidosis leptorrhynchoides isolate AG116_Rl617_1_P2 chromosome 2, CSIRO_AGI_Rlap_v1, whole genome shotgun sequence, one genomic interval encodes:
- the LOC139892692 gene encoding uncharacterized protein produces the protein MVMGEGRNQNSKDHHDHHKSWAVKGLLQEHGKQHPCSSNEEASTISNGSSSSSSLNCSSSSSFDTVDDASSSSANSSRSSLYDLSDLMSHLPIKRGLSQFYHGKSDSFTSLARVTSIEDLPKKEKKPYKKMKNSYKYHTLPKPIISKQKSKKKFYVNTIKKQQNE, from the exons ATGGTTATGGGTGAAGGTAGAAATCAAAACTCTAaagatcatcatgatcatcataaaAGTTGGGCTGTCAAGGGATTGTTACAAGAACATGGAAAGCAACATCCATGTTCTTCTAATGAAGAAGCTTCAACAATTTCaaatggatcatcatcatcatcatcattgaattgttcttcatcttcatcatttgACACAGTGGATGATGCTTCTTCTTCTTCAGCTAATTCCAGTAGATCTTCTCTATATGATCTGTCAGACCTCATGTCCCACTTACCTATCAA AAGAGGACTTTCACAATTTTATCATGGGAAATCAGACTCATTTACATCTCTTGCAAGAGTAACAAGCATTGAAGATCTtccaaaaaaagaaaagaaacctTACAAGAAGATGAAAAACAGCTACAAATATCATACACTTCCTAAACCAATCATCTCAAAGCAAAAATCCAAAAAGAAGTTTTATGTCAATACCATCAAAAAGCAACAAAATGAGTAA